The Clostridium septicum genome contains a region encoding:
- a CDS encoding glycoside hydrolase domain-containing protein, translated as MKKELLRRIKALTISSLFFINCVPWTGIVLQAKELKENIETVIDDNVVTGDGNYFTYYGDNWVAEGSGDTTEHYNVLKNGEENPEKKYYTVNFIGNRIEVYGNKTPQNGKVKFSIMNEQGELIEGSETIVDARVDNTNPLYAWGGLEEGKYTLKAEATGINSNTSHSQAVIQVDKVKVTHKKYIPESINLESNIQILEKTEKNLKVTVDPSYAEVNDLTYSSDNEEIVTVSDSGVVKGKSKGIANVTVRSEEFNKEARVLVQVLEGNLGLQGSIVDTNSHYTQERYEEIKNMGVVNEELYGWKSDKAISEIALISKERSVKNISIAASDFISGENIISKENIVTTFLKDTKAYIGDAGYHNGPNSNPSQTPNDDSLKKLVPDILYTSNPINIEANKVQPVWVEFNIPKDAKPGIYTGKIIVSAEGLDNLEFNYSLEVIDIIMPNSTQYEFDIELWQYPYSLAEYYGVQPFSDEHFNILRPHMGKYKELGGHAITTSIVEEAWGGQTYSENEVRYPSMVKWTRKSDGNFEFDYTDFDKWVEFNRELGIGNKIICYSMIPWGNRVSYYDEATSTKKSETLLPGTKRYEEVWLQFLNSLVSHLDEKAWFEYTYIGIDERGNMDNAFDIIDKVKNRHDKTLKKAAAMDHFDSSKKYITDRVDDLSVGSTAAKQSLDEYRNFVKERNEAEKKYKTTIYTCTEHFPNSLALSMPGESYWTMMFTAAQGANGYLRWAYDAWVKDPLRDVTHWAFEAGDPFLIYPDEKDSVNKVSKTSVRLEKIAEGVRDVNKLYLMKKEIPSLKSDIDELFAMIEVNYSGVKNGIGQHGGAKYATDETRGKIPQNMKNIKNKIKEISEKYISLKNGGTEEVESVKINEGDQNILVGDSIKLTTTVLPENTLNPSVKWSSSNSDVVTVNSEGLITGIKLGNAEITAISVKDSSKSSTIKINVNKKTIGDDSKVAYYSFDNIEGNVVKDSWTKREDYNGVISGAKQVDGKSGKALKFDSTTDEVRIGSPAELANDWTVAFWVKAGNTTGTASIMWDGRDYTGAQQKKSESIDIKVGTGGNPNNAGVHVNEGILTFKYVVPQERWVHMTVTNSTSSGLSLFINGKQVGDINAYTKTNPFKAPIKIIGGRGFVGEIDEVKIYNRALEESEIEEVKSINGLNVDSNYKEIKIGETTKIITDLVSDNDDKTINFTSDNSNIATVDENGVVTGIAYGDTFITVENLAAGYSEKVNIRVNKEINLQNTLKTYEINRDRQIVIDREENQYIGQPDSILLDDDKTILTVYPKGHGFGEALLSKSTDGGLTWQKRVKVNETWKTSEETPTIYKLNFTDGSQKLISISGGPGWHGSTFRGFKTSISEDNGENWSDYKKWDVPTETIVAMASLVQLRDENGNFIDKWMGVYHDYRYTNYKTYLTFDESGNEEWSEPVPYLSEYRDIERTAQLCEIGMFRSPDENRIVALARSQSHRHTSMIFYSDDEGETWSRPRHVQGSLNGERHKATYDPISGRLLISFREIKLDINNNGSTIENDWMAGDWIGWVGTYDDLMNGNEGEYRIRLGKDYTKSARAGDCGYAGNVVMKDGTFFLNSYGNFDENTDNNTYVMGVRFKLGEIDNALVLVNGDALKELLDEVKNIDSSLYTAESYDNLIKQYDIANSIYESQESAQVQIDRALEDLKKAKDSLVLKPSNPAPSEVSFKVTANEEVK; from the coding sequence ATGAAAAAAGAGTTATTAAGGAGGATTAAAGCGTTAACTATAAGTAGTTTATTTTTCATAAATTGTGTACCGTGGACAGGAATAGTTTTGCAAGCTAAAGAGTTAAAAGAGAATATTGAAACTGTAATAGATGACAACGTTGTGACAGGTGATGGTAACTATTTTACTTACTATGGGGATAATTGGGTTGCAGAGGGAAGTGGTGATACAACCGAGCATTACAATGTTCTTAAAAATGGAGAAGAAAATCCAGAAAAAAAATATTATACTGTAAACTTTATAGGAAATCGTATAGAAGTTTATGGTAATAAAACACCTCAAAATGGAAAAGTTAAATTTTCGATAATGAATGAACAAGGAGAACTTATAGAGGGAAGTGAAACTATAGTAGATGCTAGAGTAGATAACACCAATCCGTTATATGCTTGGGGTGGATTAGAAGAAGGAAAATATACATTAAAAGCAGAGGCAACAGGAATTAATTCTAATACAAGTCATAGTCAAGCAGTAATTCAAGTTGATAAGGTTAAAGTTACTCATAAAAAATACATACCTGAATCTATAAATTTAGAATCTAATATACAGATATTAGAGAAAACAGAAAAAAATTTAAAGGTAACAGTTGATCCAAGTTATGCGGAAGTTAATGATTTAACTTATTCTAGTGATAATGAAGAGATAGTAACAGTTTCAGATAGTGGTGTAGTGAAAGGTAAATCTAAAGGAATAGCTAATGTAACAGTAAGATCAGAAGAGTTTAATAAAGAAGCAAGAGTTTTAGTACAGGTTTTAGAAGGTAATCTAGGTTTACAAGGATCAATTGTAGATACTAATTCACATTATACTCAAGAAAGATATGAAGAAATAAAGAACATGGGAGTAGTAAATGAAGAGTTGTATGGATGGAAGTCAGATAAAGCAATTTCTGAAATTGCTTTGATTTCTAAAGAAAGATCAGTAAAGAATATAAGTATTGCAGCTAGTGATTTTATATCAGGAGAGAATATAATTTCTAAAGAAAACATAGTTACTACTTTTCTTAAAGATACAAAAGCTTATATAGGAGATGCAGGATATCATAATGGACCTAATTCAAATCCAAGTCAAACTCCAAATGATGATAGTTTAAAAAAATTAGTACCAGATATATTATATACATCAAATCCTATAAATATTGAAGCAAATAAAGTACAACCAGTATGGGTGGAATTTAATATTCCAAAGGATGCTAAACCAGGAATTTATACAGGTAAAATTATTGTAAGTGCAGAGGGATTAGATAATTTAGAGTTTAATTATTCCTTAGAGGTAATAGATATAATAATGCCTAATAGTACACAATATGAATTTGATATTGAATTATGGCAATATCCTTATAGTTTAGCTGAGTACTATGGTGTACAACCATTTTCAGATGAGCATTTTAACATATTAAGACCTCATATGGGAAAGTATAAAGAACTTGGTGGACATGCTATTACTACTTCAATAGTAGAAGAAGCATGGGGAGGTCAAACTTATAGTGAAAATGAAGTTAGATATCCATCTATGGTTAAATGGACAAGAAAATCAGATGGAAACTTTGAATTTGATTACACTGATTTTGATAAATGGGTTGAATTTAATAGAGAATTAGGAATTGGGAATAAGATTATTTGTTATAGTATGATTCCATGGGGAAATAGAGTTTCCTATTATGATGAAGCAACAAGCACAAAAAAATCAGAGACTTTACTTCCAGGAACTAAAAGATATGAAGAGGTTTGGTTACAATTTTTAAATTCTTTAGTTTCACATTTAGATGAAAAAGCTTGGTTTGAATACACTTATATAGGAATAGATGAAAGAGGAAATATGGATAATGCTTTTGATATAATAGATAAAGTTAAAAATAGACATGATAAAACATTAAAAAAAGCTGCAGCAATGGATCATTTTGATTCAAGTAAAAAATATATAACTGATAGAGTAGATGATTTAAGTGTTGGATCTACAGCGGCAAAACAATCTTTAGATGAATATAGAAATTTTGTAAAGGAAAGAAATGAAGCTGAGAAGAAATATAAAACTACAATATATACTTGTACAGAACATTTTCCTAACTCATTAGCTTTAAGTATGCCTGGGGAAAGTTATTGGACAATGATGTTTACAGCAGCACAGGGAGCAAATGGGTATTTAAGGTGGGCTTATGATGCTTGGGTTAAAGATCCTTTAAGAGATGTGACACATTGGGCTTTTGAAGCTGGAGATCCTTTCTTAATTTATCCTGATGAAAAAGATTCAGTTAATAAGGTATCTAAAACTTCTGTAAGATTAGAAAAAATAGCAGAGGGAGTTAGAGATGTAAATAAATTATATTTAATGAAAAAAGAAATACCATCGTTAAAATCTGATATTGATGAATTATTTGCAATGATTGAAGTTAATTATTCAGGTGTTAAAAATGGAATAGGACAACATGGTGGAGCAAAATATGCTACGGATGAAACAAGAGGAAAAATACCTCAGAATATGAAAAATATTAAAAATAAAATTAAGGAAATAAGTGAAAAATATATTTCATTAAAAAATGGAGGAACTGAAGAGGTAGAATCAGTTAAAATAAATGAAGGAGATCAAAATATTTTAGTTGGAGATTCTATTAAATTAACTACAACTGTTTTACCAGAAAACACATTAAATCCAAGTGTAAAATGGAGTTCTAGCAATAGTGATGTTGTAACAGTTAATAGTGAAGGGTTAATAACTGGAATAAAACTTGGAAATGCAGAAATTACAGCAATCTCAGTTAAAGATTCAAGTAAAAGTTCAACAATAAAAATAAATGTTAACAAAAAGACTATTGGTGATGATTCAAAGGTTGCATATTATAGCTTTGATAATATTGAAGGAAATGTAGTTAAAGATAGCTGGACAAAAAGAGAGGACTATAATGGAGTTATTAGTGGAGCAAAGCAGGTAGACGGAAAGTCTGGAAAGGCATTGAAATTTGATTCTACAACAGATGAGGTTAGAATTGGTAGTCCTGCAGAACTAGCTAATGATTGGACTGTTGCATTTTGGGTTAAAGCTGGAAATACTACAGGTACAGCGTCAATTATGTGGGATGGAAGAGATTATACAGGGGCTCAGCAAAAAAAATCAGAATCAATAGATATAAAAGTAGGTACAGGGGGAAATCCTAATAATGCTGGAGTTCATGTTAATGAAGGAATTTTAACATTTAAGTATGTAGTACCACAAGAAAGATGGGTTCATATGACTGTAACTAACTCAACAAGTAGTGGGTTATCATTATTCATTAATGGAAAGCAAGTAGGAGATATAAATGCGTACACTAAGACAAATCCATTTAAAGCACCTATAAAGATTATAGGAGGAAGAGGTTTTGTTGGAGAAATAGATGAAGTAAAAATATATAATAGAGCTTTAGAAGAATCAGAAATAGAAGAAGTTAAATCTATTAATGGATTAAATGTAGATAGTAATTATAAAGAAATTAAAATAGGAGAAACTACTAAAATTATTACTGATTTAGTATCAGATAATGATGATAAGACAATAAACTTTACAAGTGATAATTCAAATATTGCAACAGTAGATGAAAATGGAGTAGTTACTGGCATAGCATATGGAGATACTTTTATAACTGTAGAAAATTTAGCAGCAGGTTATTCAGAAAAAGTTAATATCCGTGTTAACAAAGAAATAAATCTACAAAACACTTTAAAAACCTACGAAATTAATAGAGATAGACAAATTGTTATAGATAGAGAGGAAAATCAGTATATTGGACAACCTGATTCAATTTTATTAGATGATGATAAAACTATTTTAACTGTTTATCCTAAAGGTCATGGATTTGGAGAGGCTTTATTAAGCAAAAGTACAGATGGAGGATTAACTTGGCAAAAAAGAGTTAAAGTTAATGAAACTTGGAAGACATCAGAGGAAACTCCAACTATATATAAATTAAACTTTACAGATGGAAGTCAAAAATTAATATCTATTTCTGGAGGTCCTGGGTGGCATGGAAGTACTTTTAGAGGTTTTAAGACATCTATATCAGAAGATAATGGAGAAAATTGGAGCGATTATAAGAAGTGGGATGTACCAACTGAAACTATTGTTGCTATGGCGAGCCTAGTACAATTAAGAGATGAAAATGGTAACTTTATAGATAAATGGATGGGGGTATACCATGATTATAGATATACAAATTATAAAACTTATTTAACTTTTGATGAAAGTGGTAATGAGGAATGGTCTGAACCAGTACCATATTTAAGTGAATACCGAGACATTGAAAGAACAGCACAATTATGTGAAATAGGAATGTTTAGATCACCAGATGAAAATCGTATAGTTGCTCTTGCAAGAAGTCAATCACATAGGCATACTTCTATGATATTCTATTCAGATGATGAAGGAGAAACTTGGAGTCGTCCAAGACATGTACAAGGATCATTAAATGGAGAAAGACATAAAGCAACTTATGACCCAATAAGTGGTAGGTTATTAATAAGCTTTAGAGAGATTAAGTTAGATATAAATAATAATGGAAGTACTATAGAAAATGATTGGATGGCAGGAGATTGGATTGGATGGGTTGGAACCTATGATGACTTAATGAATGGAAATGAAGGAGAATATCGTATAAGATTAGGTAAGGATTATACTAAGTCAGCTCGTGCAGGAGATTGTGGATATGCAGGAAATGTAGTTATGAAGGATGGAACTTTCTTCTTAAACTCATACGGTAATTTTGATGAAAATACAGATAATAACACATATGTTATGGGGGTTAGATTTAAGTTAGGAGAAATAGATAATGCACTAGTACTTGTTAATGGGGATGCTCTTAAAGAATTATTAGATGAAGTTAAAAATATAGATTCAAGTCTCTATACAGCTGAATCATATGATAATTTAATTAAACAATATGATATAGCTAATTCAATATATGAATCACAAGAGTCAGCACAAGTTCAAATTGATAGGGCATTAGAAGATTTAAAGAAGGCTAAGGATAGCTTGGTATTAAAACCATCAAATCCAGCACCATCAGAAGTAAGCTTTAAGGTTACAGCAAATGAAGAAGTTAAATAG
- a CDS encoding helix-turn-helix domain-containing protein, whose translation MKIVVNLDVMMAKRKISLNELAERVGITNANLSILKNNKAKAIRFSTLEAICRELNCQPGDILEYVE comes from the coding sequence ATGAAGATAGTTGTTAATTTAGATGTAATGATGGCTAAGAGAAAGATTTCATTAAATGAATTAGCGGAAAGAGTTGGTATAACTAATGCTAACCTTTCTATACTTAAAAATAATAAAGCAAAGGCTATAAGATTTTCTACATTAGAAGCAATATGTAGAGAATTAAATTGTCAGCCAGGTGATATATTAGAATATGTTGAATAA
- a CDS encoding DUF2975 domain-containing protein, which translates to MKFYGEKSLSQILKITLNIAIIFGIVMTGDVFYNTFFNREKSLNTNEKVVFVTLLIIGIISLFLIVLELRKIIGTLIESNPFVRENVVSFKKISVESFIIAGCYITNLIFNSNFKNFKFIYVDNSGIHTDMEFLIFLFAGIFIFILAKVFEKAVEFKEENDFTI; encoded by the coding sequence ATGAAATTTTATGGAGAAAAATCATTATCACAAATATTAAAAATAACATTAAATATAGCTATTATTTTTGGTATAGTTATGACGGGTGATGTTTTTTATAATACATTTTTTAATAGGGAGAAATCTTTAAATACTAATGAAAAAGTTGTTTTTGTAACTTTATTAATTATAGGAATTATCAGTTTGTTTTTAATAGTTTTAGAGCTTAGAAAAATAATAGGAACTTTAATAGAAAGTAATCCATTTGTAAGAGAAAATGTGGTATCATTTAAAAAAATATCAGTAGAATCATTTATTATAGCAGGATGCTATATAACTAATCTTATTTTTAATTCAAATTTTAAAAATTTTAAATTTATATATGTTGATAATAGTGGGATACATACGGATATGGAGTTTTTAATTTTTCTATTTGCAGGTATATTCATATTTATATTAGCTAAAGTTTTTGAAAAGGCAGTAGAATTTAAAGAAGAAAATGATTTTACTATATAG
- a CDS encoding LPXTG cell wall anchor domain-containing protein: protein MPQTGGMASAATVLVLGTLASVTGAIMIKKKKV, encoded by the coding sequence ATACCTCAAACAGGTGGAATGGCTTCAGCAGCAACTGTATTAGTTTTAGGAACATTAGCTTCAGTAACTGGTGCAATTATGATTAAAAAGAAGAAAGTTTAA
- a CDS encoding MocR-like pyridoxine biosynthesis transcription factor PdxR, with protein sequence MDVITINLSNNDNIPLYEQLYNYIKNEIQQGKIVSNTKLPSKRKLAKHLQISLNTIESAYEQLMAEGYIYSKPKKGFFVSELDGVIQIKNSKAYINIDSNKEKVNYKYEFLSSRVDLDSFPYEVWRKISKDIIDIESREFLQIGHSQGELNLREAIAKYLYFSRGVACHPNQIVIGAGTEYLLQVLINIIGRDNSYGMENPGYFKIKRILNTYGIWANGIELDNYGVNIEKLNESSVNIMHITPSHQFPLGIVMPIKRRMQLLTWANEGENRYIIEDDYDSEFRFGGKPIPALQSLDNNGRVIYLGTFSKCLAPSMRIGYMVLPESLLEKYKKQFSFYACTVSRLDQQILFKFIEKDYFEKHLNKMRNIYKKKREKLVSLIKNHLNYTEIIGTNAGLHLLLKVNNGMVESELIKNAKNKGVKVLGLSNSYMNREECEKKATIFLGYASLREEELEDAILLLKSAWE encoded by the coding sequence ATGGATGTTATAACTATAAATTTAAGTAATAATGATAATATTCCTTTATATGAGCAATTATATAACTATATAAAAAATGAAATACAGCAAGGTAAGATAGTTTCAAACACAAAGTTACCATCAAAAAGAAAGCTTGCTAAACATCTTCAAATTAGTTTAAATACTATTGAAAGTGCATATGAGCAATTAATGGCAGAAGGTTATATATATTCAAAGCCTAAAAAAGGATTTTTTGTTTCAGAACTAGATGGAGTAATACAAATAAAAAATTCAAAAGCCTATATTAATATAGATAGTAATAAAGAAAAAGTTAATTATAAATATGAATTTTTATCAAGTAGAGTAGATTTAGATAGTTTTCCTTATGAAGTATGGAGGAAGATATCTAAAGATATTATTGATATAGAAAGTAGAGAGTTCCTTCAAATAGGGCATTCACAAGGGGAATTAAACTTAAGAGAAGCCATTGCTAAATACTTGTATTTTTCAAGAGGTGTGGCATGTCATCCAAATCAAATTGTAATAGGAGCAGGAACAGAATATTTACTTCAAGTTCTTATTAATATAATAGGAAGAGATAATAGTTATGGTATGGAGAATCCAGGATATTTTAAAATAAAGCGTATTTTAAATACTTATGGAATATGGGCTAACGGAATAGAATTAGATAATTATGGAGTAAATATAGAAAAGTTAAATGAAAGTTCTGTAAATATAATGCATATAACACCATCCCATCAATTTCCACTTGGAATAGTTATGCCAATTAAAAGAAGAATGCAGTTACTTACTTGGGCAAATGAAGGGGAAAATAGATATATAATAGAAGATGATTATGATAGTGAATTTAGATTCGGTGGAAAGCCGATTCCAGCATTGCAAAGTTTGGATAATAATGGAAGGGTAATTTACTTAGGTACTTTTTCAAAATGTTTGGCTCCATCTATGAGAATTGGATATATGGTTCTTCCAGAAAGCCTTTTGGAAAAATATAAAAAGCAATTTAGTTTTTATGCTTGCACAGTATCTAGATTAGATCAACAAATATTGTTTAAGTTTATAGAAAAAGATTATTTTGAAAAGCACTTAAATAAAATGAGAAATATATATAAAAAGAAAAGAGAAAAATTAGTTTCTTTAATAAAAAATCATTTAAATTATACTGAGATAATAGGAACTAATGCAGGGTTACATCTGTTATTAAAAGTTAATAATGGAATGGTAGAAAGTGAGTTAATAAAAAATGCAAAAAATAAAGGAGTTAAAGTTTTAGGGTTATCAAATTCTTATATGAATAGAGAAGAATGTGAAAAAAAAGCCACCATATTTTTAGGTTATGCCAGCTTAAGAGAAGAAGAACTTGAAGATGCTATATTATTATTAAAAAGTGCATGGGAGTAA
- the alr gene encoding alanine racemase, whose protein sequence is MNLLHPFWAEINLDNFIYNLNKIKSHIGNSKLIGIVKANAYGHGAVEISKALIENGASSLAVANIVEGIELREANIDAPIMILGVSEELAIEAIINYNMEPTVSSLDFAYTLNNKAKESNKIINIHIALDTGMGRIGFLPSSKSIEEIALISKLPNLKIKSTFSHFSTSDYKDKSYSNFQLENYKNFIKELEKNNITIGDKNLSNSAAIIDMPNAHFDNVRPGIIQYGYYPSDEVIKDAFDLKPVLTWKTNIVHIKEVDKGTFIGYGKTFETKRKSIIATIPVGYADGYSRELSNKGKVIINGQFAPIIGNVCMDQCMVDITDLKDVNLNDEVILLGSDKNIKFDADDMANLLGTINYEVLCLIGRRAPRVYIKNNTVVTIKHFI, encoded by the coding sequence ATGAATTTATTACATCCATTTTGGGCAGAAATTAATTTAGATAATTTTATATATAATCTTAATAAAATAAAATCACATATAGGTAATAGTAAATTAATAGGAATAGTTAAAGCTAATGCTTATGGTCATGGCGCAGTAGAAATTTCTAAAGCATTAATAGAAAACGGAGCATCTTCATTAGCTGTTGCTAATATTGTTGAAGGAATTGAGCTTAGAGAAGCAAATATAGATGCTCCCATAATGATACTTGGAGTTAGTGAAGAGCTTGCAATAGAGGCAATTATTAATTACAATATGGAACCTACTGTATCTTCATTAGATTTTGCTTATACCTTAAATAATAAGGCTAAAGAAAGTAATAAAATAATTAATATACATATAGCTTTAGATACTGGAATGGGCAGAATAGGATTTTTACCTTCATCTAAAAGTATAGAAGAAATAGCTTTAATTTCTAAACTTCCTAACTTAAAAATTAAAAGTACTTTCTCTCACTTTTCAACTTCTGATTATAAAGATAAATCATATTCTAACTTTCAATTAGAAAATTATAAAAATTTTATAAAAGAATTAGAAAAAAATAATATAACAATTGGAGATAAAAATCTTTCTAATAGTGCTGCTATTATAGATATGCCAAATGCGCATTTTGATAATGTACGTCCTGGAATTATTCAATATGGCTACTACCCTTCTGATGAAGTAATTAAAGATGCTTTTGATTTGAAGCCGGTATTAACTTGGAAAACTAATATAGTTCATATTAAAGAAGTTGATAAAGGAACTTTTATAGGTTATGGTAAAACTTTTGAAACTAAGAGAAAAAGTATAATTGCTACTATTCCTGTTGGATATGCTGATGGTTATTCTAGAGAATTATCTAATAAAGGAAAGGTAATTATAAATGGTCAATTTGCTCCTATAATCGGAAATGTATGTATGGATCAATGTATGGTTGATATAACTGACTTAAAAGATGTTAATTTAAATGATGAAGTTATTCTTTTAGGAAGTGATAAAAATATAAAATTTGATGCTGATGATATGGCAAACCTATTAGGCACAATTAATTATGAAGTTCTTTGCTTAATTGGTAGAAGAGCACCTAGAGTTTATATTAAAAATAATACAGTTGTAACCATTAAACATTTTATATAA
- a CDS encoding FtsX-like permease family protein: protein MKNSMYFNIANNNLRKNKKTYIPYILACIGTIMMFYIMNCIATNEGLDYVRGAGSLKILLGIGVKIIGLFSIIFLFYTNSFLIKRRKKEIGLYNVLGMEKKHIGKILTIETLMIGFGSLIIGIILGTILGKLLFLILINLLKVNINLSSTFSISLASIKNTLFLFIPIFAVVLLQNIIMVKVNNPIELLKGGEKGEKEPKASLILTICAFGFLIVGYTMASTVDKPLKALSIVFIAIILVILGTYSLFTSGSIAILKLLKKNKSFYYKSKNFISVSGMIYRMKQNAVGLASICILCTAVLITISTTVSLYAGQDGSLKIAYPYETQIKIPASEKELYTKISEGLENKASDHNVKIIDLKEFNNFNLMVKADGENFKSAIEEKSSGIGDISVIQFYLLDDYNKIENKNIELKDDEALIFSISKEYNSDSIVINDNKFKIAKNLDSFKVVNKNENNITDEYCLVLKNQQVIENVCKDASDKGVLFSTHEIKFNLDGIKEDKIKFCESISSNLTNNKLANISNIDIDRKDFYVVNGGFIFLGSFLGLLFILATVLIIYYKQISEGYDDSDRFQIMKKVGMSKEELKKVINKQVLMVFFFPVGIALIHTAFAFKPISKLLGLFGLFDINIFLIVTIIIAIVFIILYVIVYAITSNVYYKVVQQE, encoded by the coding sequence ATGAAAAATTCAATGTACTTTAATATAGCAAATAATAATTTGCGAAAAAATAAAAAGACATATATTCCTTATATATTGGCATGTATAGGTACAATAATGATGTTTTACATTATGAATTGTATAGCTACAAATGAAGGTTTAGACTATGTAAGAGGAGCAGGTTCATTAAAAATACTTCTTGGTATTGGAGTTAAAATTATAGGTTTATTTTCAATTATATTTTTATTTTATACAAATAGCTTTTTGATTAAAAGAAGAAAAAAGGAAATAGGACTTTATAATGTTTTAGGAATGGAAAAGAAGCATATCGGTAAAATTCTAACAATTGAAACTTTAATGATAGGTTTTGGAAGCTTAATTATAGGAATTATTTTAGGGACTATATTAGGAAAGCTATTATTTCTAATATTAATCAATTTATTAAAGGTTAATATTAATCTTTCAAGTACATTTTCTATATCATTAGCTTCAATAAAAAACACATTATTTTTATTTATTCCTATTTTTGCAGTAGTGTTACTTCAAAATATAATAATGGTTAAAGTAAATAATCCAATAGAGCTTTTAAAAGGTGGAGAAAAAGGTGAAAAGGAACCAAAGGCATCTTTGATTTTAACAATATGTGCTTTTGGATTTCTAATAGTAGGGTACACAATGGCAAGTACAGTAGATAAGCCTTTAAAGGCACTTTCAATAGTATTTATAGCAATTATACTTGTAATTCTAGGAACTTACAGTTTATTTACAAGTGGAAGTATTGCAATTTTAAAATTATTAAAGAAGAATAAAAGCTTCTATTATAAATCAAAAAACTTCATATCAGTATCAGGTATGATTTATCGTATGAAGCAAAATGCAGTAGGACTTGCTAGTATATGTATATTATGCACAGCAGTATTAATTACAATATCTACAACAGTTTCTTTATATGCAGGTCAAGATGGAAGCTTAAAAATTGCATATCCATATGAGACACAAATAAAGATTCCAGCTTCAGAAAAAGAACTTTATACTAAAATTAGTGAGGGTTTAGAAAATAAAGCTAGTGACCACAACGTAAAGATAATTGATTTAAAGGAATTTAATAATTTTAATTTAATGGTAAAGGCTGATGGTGAAAATTTTAAATCAGCAATAGAAGAAAAAAGTTCTGGAATTGGAGATATTAGTGTTATTCAATTTTATTTATTAGATGATTACAATAAAATTGAAAATAAAAATATAGAATTAAAGGATGATGAAGCTTTAATATTCTCTATATCAAAGGAGTATAATAGTGATTCAATAGTCATTAATGATAATAAATTTAAAATAGCTAAAAATTTAGATAGCTTTAAGGTAGTTAATAAAAATGAAAATAATATAACTGATGAGTACTGTCTAGTACTTAAAAATCAACAAGTGATAGAAAATGTATGTAAAGATGCATCAGATAAAGGAGTATTATTTTCAACACATGAAATTAAATTTAATTTAGATGGAATTAAAGAAGATAAAATAAAATTTTGTGAATCAATAAGTAGTAATTTAACAAATAACAAATTAGCAAATATTAGTAATATTGATATAGATAGAAAAGATTTTTATGTTGTAAATGGAGGATTTATATTTTTAGGTAGCTTTTTAGGATTATTATTTATCTTAGCAACTGTATTAATTATTTATTATAAACAAATATCAGAAGGATATGATGATAGCGATAGATTCCAAATCATGAAAAAGGTCGGTATGAGCAAAGAAGAGCTTAAAAAAGTTATTAATAAACAAGTACTTATGGTATTCTTTTTCCCAGTAGGAATAGCACTAATTCATACAGCTTTTGCATTTAAACCAATATCAAAACTACTAGGGTTATTTGGACTATTTGATATAAATATATTTTTAATAGTAACGATAATAATAGCTATAGTATTTATTATACTTTACGTAATTGTATATGCAATTACATCAAATGTTTATTATAAAGTAGTACAACAAGAATAA